One segment of Acidobacteriota bacterium DNA contains the following:
- a CDS encoding potassium channel protein, with amino-acid sequence MVRSTAVTRRGQTTLLLGPQLRVALALTATLLAAGTAAFKLVGGQQWTVLDAFYMTVISVTTVGYGEVHPLTPAGRLVAVAVIAVGAGIALYVAGSVAEALVQGQLFWRRRMTRAVAKLHDHVIVCGYGRVGAAIARALRGQRVPFVVVTKEEPPAGELEYVIVGDATDDEVLRRAGVTRARGLVAALGSDADNLYAVLAARSLNPELTIVARCSEQRSVAKLFAAGAQRVVNPYERSGSVIAHMMLRPEVVDFIEEVSRGEGPEIIFEQVQVAEGSPLVGVPLKESPIRRELDIIVTVIVKGTGEKIFNPSPDQRLEAGDLLIAMGRPQALDGLSRLARPRGRGR; translated from the coding sequence GTGGTACGATCCACCGCCGTGACGCGCCGCGGGCAGACGACGCTGTTGCTGGGACCGCAGCTGCGGGTCGCGCTCGCCCTGACGGCGACCCTGCTCGCCGCCGGCACGGCCGCGTTCAAGTTGGTCGGAGGCCAGCAGTGGACCGTCCTCGACGCCTTCTACATGACGGTCATATCGGTGACGACGGTCGGCTACGGCGAGGTGCACCCGCTGACGCCCGCAGGACGCCTCGTGGCGGTCGCGGTGATCGCCGTCGGTGCCGGAATCGCGCTGTATGTCGCCGGTAGCGTGGCCGAAGCCCTGGTCCAGGGGCAGCTCTTCTGGAGGCGCCGCATGACGCGGGCGGTGGCCAAGCTGCACGATCACGTCATCGTGTGCGGCTACGGTCGTGTCGGCGCGGCGATCGCGAGGGCGCTCCGGGGCCAGCGCGTCCCGTTCGTCGTCGTGACCAAGGAGGAGCCACCCGCCGGCGAACTGGAGTACGTGATCGTCGGCGACGCCACCGACGACGAGGTCCTGCGGCGGGCGGGGGTCACCCGGGCACGCGGGCTGGTGGCGGCCCTCGGATCGGACGCGGACAACCTCTACGCGGTGCTCGCCGCGCGCTCGCTCAACCCCGAGCTGACCATCGTGGCGCGCTGCAGCGAGCAGCGCAGCGTGGCCAAGCTGTTCGCGGCCGGCGCGCAGCGGGTGGTGAACCCCTACGAGCGCAGCGGGTCGGTGATCGCGCACATGATGCTCCGGCCCGAGGTCGTCGACTTCATCGAGGAGGTCTCGCGGGGGGAAGGTCCGGAGATCATTTTCGAGCAGGTCCAGGTCGCGGAGGGATCCCCGCTGGTGGGGGTTCCTCTCAAGGAAAGCCCGATCCGTCGCGAGCTCGATATCATCGTGACGGTGATCGTCAAAGGCACGGGCGAGAAGATCTTCAATCCCTCCCCCGACCAGCGGTTGGAGGCGGGGGATCTGCTGATTGCGATGGGGCGGCCGCAGGCACTCGACGGGCTGTCGCGCCTCGCCCGTCCCCGCGGGAGAGGGAGATGA
- a CDS encoding methyltransferase domain-containing protein — protein sequence MMPSSVARRGGEGAGPRAPAPPGPMQRFYDRFAGLYDVVFNQVLQRGREEAMRALAPTPGQTVLEVGVGTGLTIPLYPEGVRIVGVDLSLPMLREAAERAERGGRTPDVALLRMDAEELAFPDESFDAVWAPYVVSVVPRPRRVVAEMGRVCRRGGLVAVVNHFSSRNRLGRWFERRLTPLTRHMGFRLDLEVETILRIPGLEMVDERRVNVLKLWRLLLFRRVG from the coding sequence ATGATGCCGTCTTCGGTCGCGCGGCGGGGAGGGGAGGGCGCCGGGCCACGCGCACCGGCGCCGCCGGGCCCGATGCAGCGTTTCTATGACCGCTTCGCCGGTCTGTACGACGTGGTCTTCAACCAGGTCCTCCAGCGGGGTCGCGAAGAGGCCATGCGGGCCCTGGCGCCGACGCCCGGGCAGACGGTCCTGGAGGTCGGCGTGGGCACCGGGCTGACGATTCCGCTCTACCCGGAGGGGGTCCGCATCGTCGGCGTCGACCTGTCGCTGCCGATGCTCCGCGAGGCGGCGGAAAGGGCGGAACGGGGCGGGCGAACTCCGGATGTGGCGCTCCTGCGCATGGACGCGGAAGAGCTCGCCTTTCCCGACGAGAGCTTCGACGCCGTCTGGGCGCCGTACGTCGTGTCCGTCGTCCCCCGTCCCCGGAGGGTCGTCGCCGAGATGGGACGGGTCTGCCGCCGCGGGGGGCTCGTCGCGGTCGTCAACCACTTCAGCAGCCGGAACCGCCTCGGGCGCTGGTTCGAGCGGCGGTTGACGCCGCTCACCCGGCACATGGGTTTCCGGCTCGACCTCGAGGTGGAGACGATCCTCCGGATCCCGGGACTCGAGATGGTCGACGAACGGCGCGTCAACGTGCTCAAACTCTGGCGGCTGCTGCTGTTCCGGCGCGTCGGCTGA